In Helianthus annuus cultivar XRQ/B chromosome 3, HanXRQr2.0-SUNRISE, whole genome shotgun sequence, a single window of DNA contains:
- the LOC110927660 gene encoding shikimate O-hydroxycinnamoyltransferase, producing MGSGRMYTLSLKQTDIIKAATAAQNLRLPMSNLDLLIPPLDVGVFFCYKKSIPPEKSISLIKKSLGLALVPFYSLAGEIVQTGQGEPEILCNNCGVEFVHACAELELKDLDLYHPDDSVEGRLVPVKTKGVLSVQATEFSCGGLVIGCTFDHRVADAHSMNMFLASWGDITRVEPISRIPSFDRSLLHPRRPPLVNPFYDKLYVPFSSLPPPRTSILRNPLISRIYYIKADEIHNLQKASSLNATPQTKLMSFISFLWKIIAKADDESKICRLGVVVDGRERLCYDKMKNYFGNVLSIPSGEANSGHLNEMHPNEVSKMVHEFVSSATTEEHFRGLIDWVEVHRPETAVTKIYTQMGDNDGGAVVVSSGMRLQFETVDFGWGKPHFGSYHFPWGGQTGYVMPMPSVTSNGDWIVYMHLLQKHLDLVETMGSKVFRPLTPTYLHF from the exons ATGGGTTCAGGCAGAATGTACACCTTGAGCTTGAAGCAAACTGACATTATCAAGGCTGCAACCGCGGCGCAGAACCTGAGGCTACCCATGTCGAACCTTGACTTACTCATACCACCGTTAGACGTTGGCGTTTTCTTCTGCTACAAGAAATCAATTCCTCCTGAAAAAAGTATCAGTCTCATCAAGAAATCACTTGGCTTAGCACTGGTCCCGTTTTATTCGCTTGCGGGAGAAATCGTTCAGACCGGCCAAGGTGAACCGGAGATTCTGTGCAATAACTGTGGTGTCGAATTTGTTCATGCTTGTGCTGAGCTAGAGCTTAAAGATCTTGATCTCTACCACCCTGATGATTCTGTAGAGGGAAGACTGGTTCCAGTTAAGACAAAAGGTGTTCTTTCTGTTCAG GCTACCGAGTTCAGCTGTGGAGGGCTAGTCATTGGATGCACATTTGATCATCGAGTAGCTGACGCACACTCGATGAACATGTTCTTGGCATCGTGGGGGGATATAACCCGAGTCGAACCCATCTCTCGCATTCCATCTTTCGACCGGTCCTTGCTCCACCCAAGACGCCCACCTCTCGTTAACCCCTTCTACGACAAGTTGTATGTCCCTTTTTCATCTCTCCCTCCACCGCGCACTTCGATCCTAAGAAATCCTCTCATAAGCCGAATTTACTACATCAAAGCCGACGAAATCCACAACCTTCAAAAAGCCTCATCTTTGAATGCAACTCCACAAACCAAACTAATGTCATTTATCTCCTTTCTATGGAAGATCATTGCAAAAGCAGACGACGAATCCAAGATATGCCGATTGGGCGTGGTGGTAGATGGGCGAGAAAGGCTATGCTATGACAAAATGAAAAACTACTTCGGAAATGTACTTTCCATTCCCTCTGGTGAAGCAAACTCGGGTCATCTTAATGAAATGCATCCTAATGAGGTATCTAAGATGGTTCATGAATTTGTGAGTAGTGCAACCACTGAGGAACATTTTAGGGGACTCATAGACTGGGTGGAGGTTCATAGACCTGAGACAGCAGTAACCAAAATCTACACTCAAATGGGAGACAATGATGGGGGTGCGGTGGTGGTGTCATCTGGGATGCGTTTACAGTTTGAAACGGTGGATTTTGGATGGGGAAAGCCTCATTTTGGTTCGTATCATTTCCCATGGGGTGGGCAAACTGGATATGTTATGCCAATGCCAAGTGTGACCAGCAATGGGGATTGGATTGTTTATATGCATCTTCTTCAAAAGCATTTGGATTTGGTCGAAACAATGGGATCCAAGGTTTTTAGGCCCCTGACTCCAACTTATCTCCACTTTTAA